The Deltaproteobacteria bacterium genome segment ATGGGCTCTTCAATAATCTTTCGCACCGTCATGCGGGGGTTAAGGCAGGCGTAAGGATCCTGGAAGATCATCTGCATGTGTCGCCGTGTTTTACGGAGCGTCTCGCCTTTTATCTTAACGAGATCCTGGTCCTGGAAGACGACTTCCCCTGCGGTGGGCCGGTGAAGCTGAAGCACCCCTTTGGCCGTGGTTGATTTTCCGCATCCGCTCTCGCCCACAAGTCCGAGGGTCTCGCCTTTTTCCAGGTTGAAGCTAACGCCGTCAACAGCCTTGATGAGCAGAATTTTACTTTTACCTGGCAGAGTGCCTACTTTTATGGGGAAATGGACCTTCAGGCCGCTAACTTTTAAAATTGCTTCATTTTTTACAGTCATCATTGAACTTTCCAGCATGCGACATAGTGATCAGATCCCCTTTCTTCAAGAGGAGGGCTGTGCGATGCACAGGTATCAATGGCGGATTCACATCTTGGGGCGTAGCAGCAACCTTGCGGAAGATTGATCGGGCTGGGGAGCCGGCCTTTAATTGAAAATAATCTCCTTTGCTCCTCCTCATAGACCCGGGGTATGGACTGAAGAAGACCGACCGTGTAAGGGTGCATCGGGCTATGAAAGAGCTCCATGTTCGAGGCCATCTCGACAATCTCACCTGCATACATAACAATGATGCGGTCCGTTGTTCCAGCCACAGCGCCGAAGTTGTGCGTGATCAGGATCGTAGCCATGTGAAGCTCCCGGGCCAGAGAAAGAATAAGGCGGAGGATTTGGTCCTGAATCGTCACATCCAAGGCCGTAGTCGGCTCATCAGCCAAGAGAATACTGGGATGGCAGGAGATGGCCATGGCGATCATTACCCTTTGCCTCATCCCGCCGCTCAACTGATGAGGATATGATTTCAATCTCATTTCTGGAGCAGAAATTCCTACCATATCAAGCAGTTCAATGCATCGGTTCTTCAGATCCTTCCCCTTAATGCCCAGATGCAATTCCATGACCTCGCTCATCTGCTTCCCGATGGTCAAAACAGGGTTCAGGGAGGTCATGGGATCCTGAAAGATCATGGAGATATGGTTTCCCCGAACCTTCCTCATCTCCTTTTCAGTGGAATGAAGCAGATCAGTCCCATTGAATGTTATCCGATTTGCGTGGATGTTCCCGGGCGGACATTGGATCAGGCGTAAAATGGAGAGGGCCGTAACTGATTTACCGCAGCCACTTTCACCCACTATGCCCAGCTTTTCACTAGGATAAAGATT includes the following:
- a CDS encoding ABC transporter ATP-binding protein; translation: MKANTDKSKAVLEVEGLQVKFKTRDGIVEAVRGISFNLYPSEKLGIVGESGCGKSVTALSILRLIQCPPGNIHANRITFNGTDLLHSTEKEMRKVRGNHISMIFQDPMTSLNPVLTIGKQMSEVMELHLGIKGKDLKNRCIELLDMVGISAPEMRLKSYPHQLSGGMRQRVMIAMAISCHPSILLADEPTTALDVTIQDQILRLILSLARELHMATILITHNFGAVAGTTDRIIVMYAGEIVEMASNMELFHSPMHPYTVGLLQSIPRVYEEEQRRLFSIKGRLPSPINLPQGCCYAPRCESAIDTCASHSPPLEERGSDHYVACWKVQ